The Terriglobales bacterium DNA window AGAATGTTAAGCCGGAGGACGTGAACTTTACTGTCATCCGCGAAAATACCGAGGGGGTTTACGGCGACCTGGGCGGGGTCTTCAAGCAGGGCACGCCGGACGAGATTGCCACCCAGGAAGACATCAATACGCGCAAGGGCGTGGAGCGCATCATTCGTTACGCCTTCGAGTACGCGCGCCGGCACGGCCGAAAAAAAGTCCTGATGTCCGACAAATCGAACGCCATGACGCACGCCGGCGGCCTCTGGCAGCGCGTCTTCAAGGAGGTGGCGAAAGATTTTCCGGAGATATCGCCGCAGCACATGTACGTGGACGCGCTCTGCCTGGCCATGGTTCGCGAGCCGCGCCAGTTCGAGGTCATCGTTACCAACAACATGTTCGGCGACATTCTTACCGACCTTGCCGCCGCGCTGCAGGGCGGATTGGGCATGGCGGCCAGCGCGAACATCCATCCCGGACGGACTTCGATGTTTGAGCCGGTGCACGGCTCGGCGCCGCCACTGGCGGGCAAAAACGTGGCCAACCCGCTGGGCGCCATCCAGAGCGCGGCCATGATGCTGGCACACCTCGGGCTGCAGCAGCACGCCGACCGAATTGATGCTGCCGTGCTGGCCGCGGTGCGAGCCAGGCAATTCACGCCTGATGTCGGCGGTACTCTCGGCACGCGCGAAGTGGGCGACTGGATCGCCAGACAAGTAACCGAGTGATTTCGTTGTTCAGCCAATTACATAGGAGTTCCGAAGTGCACTTGACTGCCGTCATCCCGAGCGAAACGACTGGGCTGGGGAGCGCGGTCGAAGGACTTCTACGAAGCCAATGGGTTCAGGCAAGCCGGCGGGCGTTTCAAACGTTCGCGTCGATTGCAATACTGCTGGCGCTGGCATCCGGCGTTGTTGCCCAAGCTCCGCCCAAGCCTCAACCCGCACCTGCCAAGACCGGGCAAGCGGAATCCACCGAGCATCACATCACGCCCGAGGAAGCCAAGGAACTGCTGAGCACGGTGGATGAAGTTCTCGATTTCGACAGCCGCGATACCGGGCTGCGCATCAGGCACCCCGTTAAGCGGCAGCTTGCCGACCGCGACCAGGTGCAGAAGTTCATCCAGGCGCGAATGATGGATGACGAAGACACGCAACGCCTGCGCCACTCTGAAGTGGTGCTGAAAAAAATGGGCCTGCTGCCGCGGGATTTCGATCTCGAAAAGTTTCTCGTCGAGTTGCTGCGCGAGCAGGTGGCCGGCTATTACGACACCAAGACTAAAACCGTGTACCTGCTCGACTGGCTGCCGCCGGCGTCACAGCTGCCGGTGATGGCCCACGAACTCACCCACGCCCTGCAGGACCAGAACTTCGGCATGGAAAAATGGGTCGAGAAGGGATCGTCTCAGAAGACCCCGGCCGAGGAGGCGCGCAGCGATGAACAAGTCGCGGCGCGTCATGCCATCATCGAGGGGCAGGCGATGGCCGTCATGATTGATTACCTGCTGGCGCCCACGGGCAACAATATCGTGAACTCGCCGACCATCGCCGAAGCCATTCAGCAGGGCATGATGGAAGGCGAAGATTCGCCGGTATTCAATCGCGCGCCCTTGTTCCTGAAGCGCGTGCTCTTGTTCCCTTACAGCTATGGTCTCGATTTTGAGCGCGCGTTGCTGGCCAAGGGCGGCAAGGAGAAGGCGTTCGCCGGTGTCTTCAAGTCCCCGCCGCAGAACACGCGCCAGGTGATGGAGCCGGCAACCTACCTTGCTTCGGAAAAATTACCGGAGCTTCCCGTGCCCGACATCGCCAAACTGATGGGAAAGGATTGGGAGAAGTACGACGTCGGTTCGATTGGAGAGTTTGACGTTGCCGTGATGTCGGAAATCTACGGCATCGACGATCCCAAGACAATTTATCCTCACTGGCGCGGCGGCTGGTACTACGCCATGAAGCATAAGGCCAGTGGTGAACTGGCGGTAGTGACGGTCACGAAATGGGCCACTGAAGAGGCCGCGACGAGTTTCCGGAAAGCGTGCACAGCCAACATTCCCAAGCGTTACAAGGTAACTCCCGGCGTGCCGGGCGGCGGCGCAGGTGGTACCCCGGACGGCCCGGGGATTGTTTGGACGCAGTGGACTACGTCGGATGGTCCGGTGGCGCTGGTGAGATCGGGCGATATGGTGATTTCGATCGAGAGTGTGCCGGAGGAACTGGTGGCCAAAGTTCGGGACGCGGTCCTGGTGAAGTGATGACCGCTCAGCCTCTTCCCCGGAACTGCAGGATTTTGCGCCGGTCGCGTTTTGATGGTCGCCCGGCGGGCGGCTGTTCGAACTGCCTGCTCGCCTTCCGCTCCGCCGCCACCTTCAGGCGCTGTTGCTTGCTCTCCTCTGTCTCTCGATAGAGCGTCTGCGCCACCGCGGCCGGGCCGCGCACCTCGCTGACGACCAGCACCTCCACCTGGAAGTCGCCGCTCTCGTTGGTCACGCGCAGCATGTCGCCAATCTTGACTTCGCGTGCCGGCTTGGCCGGCTGGCCGTTGCATTGCACTCTGCCTAGCTCGCAAGCCCGCGCGGCCAACGCTCTCGACTTGAAGAACCGGGCGGCCCATAGCCATTTGTCGATTCGCACGGAGCTCATGAGTGACTTTCCTATAGGCGGCGTCGCGGGCGTGACGGAGAAGAACCCAGATTCCTCGCGGGCTCCCTCGCTGCGCTCAGTACGCCGGCTCGGAATGACAAAAATATAAACTAGCGAATCGGCACGGCTGAGGCCGTGCCCTTCCACAACAGAACGCAGCGGAGGCCAGGAACACGGTTTTGTATAATCCCGAGTTCACCCGAAATCCAGGAGAACTCGTTGGCGGAAGCGGAAATCGGCATTATCGGCGGCAGCGGCCTGTATCAGATGCCGGGCCTGACCGGCACACGCGAACTCAAGCAGAACACCCCATTCGGCAGCCCTTCCGACGCATACGTTCTCGGGACCCTCGAAGGCCGCAAGGTGGCATTCCTTTCGCGGCATGGGCGTGGTCACCGCATCATGCCCAGCGAACTGAATTTCCGCGCCAACATTTATGGCTTCAAGCAGCTGGGGGTGGAGCGCATTCTCTCCCTGTCCGCGGTCGGTTCGCTGAAAGAAGAGCACAAGCCGCTGGAGTTCGTCATCCCCGAGCAGTTTTACGATCGCACCCGCCGCCGCATCTCGACGTTCTTCGGCGAAGGCATTGTCGTTCACATCGCCTTCGCCGATCCGGTTTGCCCGGAAGTCTCGCAAGCCATGCAAACCGCCTGCAACGCCGCCGGGGTGGTGGGCAAGCGGGGCGGCACCTACCTCTGCATCGAGGGACCGCAGTTCTCGACCAAGGCGGAATCGAACGTCTATCGCTCCTGGGGCATGGACGTCATTGGCATGACCAACCTGCAGGAGGCAAAGCTCGCACGCGAGGCTGAGATTTGTTACGCCACGCTGGCCATGGTCACCGATTACGACTGCTGGCACCCGGATCACGATGCCGTGACTGTCGATCAGGTGGTCGCCGTGCTGTTGAAGAATGCGGCCAATGCCGGCGCCGTGGTGCGCGAGGCCGTGAAGGTGATGCCCAAGGACCGCAAGTGCAGGTGCGGATCGGCGCTGGCCTCCGCCATCATGACCGATCCGAAGTTGATTCCCGCCTCCATGCGCGAGCGGCTCAAGCTCATTCTTGATAAATACCTCGATGAAAAGAAAGTGAAAGCGTAATGGCGATCCTGGTTGTGGGCTCGGTTGCGTTTGACACCATCCAAAGCCCGTTCGGAAAGGTGGAGAAAATCCTGGGCGGCTCGGCTACCTATTTTTCCCTGGCCGCGAGTTATTTCACCGAGGTGCGCATCGTTGCTGTCGTGGGCGACGATTTCACGCGCCAGCACGAGGACGTGCTGCGCAAGCGCAACGTCAACCTGGAAGGCCTGCAGCGCGCCTCCGGCAAGACGTTTCACTGGGGCGGCGAGTACGGCGAGAACGTCAACGAGGCAAAAACACACTTCACCGATCTGAACGTGTTTGAGAAATTCCAGCCGCAGATTCCCGCCAAGTACCTCGACTCCGAGTTCCTTTTTCTCGCC harbors:
- a CDS encoding 3-isopropylmalate dehydrogenase; its protein translation is MPERKRIAVVPGDGIGKEVTAEALKVVRAAAAPVDFTELDWGAELYLRDGTTIPPEGFEKLARDFNAVLVGAFGDPRVPSNIHAKEILLGMRFRMDLYANVRPVRLLDECLCPLKNVKPEDVNFTVIRENTEGVYGDLGGVFKQGTPDEIATQEDINTRKGVERIIRYAFEYARRHGRKKVLMSDKSNAMTHAGGLWQRVFKEVAKDFPEISPQHMYVDALCLAMVREPRQFEVIVTNNMFGDILTDLAAALQGGLGMAASANIHPGRTSMFEPVHGSAPPLAGKNVANPLGAIQSAAMMLAHLGLQQHADRIDAAVLAAVRARQFTPDVGGTLGTREVGDWIARQVTE
- a CDS encoding RNA-binding S4 domain-containing protein — its product is MSSVRIDKWLWAARFFKSRALAARACELGRVQCNGQPAKPAREVKIGDMLRVTNESGDFQVEVLVVSEVRGPAAVAQTLYRETEESKQQRLKVAAERKASRQFEQPPAGRPSKRDRRKILQFRGRG
- the mtnP gene encoding S-methyl-5'-thioadenosine phosphorylase; translated protein: MAEAEIGIIGGSGLYQMPGLTGTRELKQNTPFGSPSDAYVLGTLEGRKVAFLSRHGRGHRIMPSELNFRANIYGFKQLGVERILSLSAVGSLKEEHKPLEFVIPEQFYDRTRRRISTFFGEGIVVHIAFADPVCPEVSQAMQTACNAAGVVGKRGGTYLCIEGPQFSTKAESNVYRSWGMDVIGMTNLQEAKLAREAEICYATLAMVTDYDCWHPDHDAVTVDQVVAVLLKNAANAGAVVREAVKVMPKDRKCRCGSALASAIMTDPKLIPASMRERLKLILDKYLDEKKVKA